A single window of Lutzomyia longipalpis isolate SR_M1_2022 chromosome 1, ASM2433408v1 DNA harbors:
- the LOC129786915 gene encoding barH-like 1 homeobox protein yields MELSKCLSLTEVQIKTWFQNRRTKWKKQLTSRLKIAQRQGLYAGHYLTNAGFNPSQYPVFAAPYYNNHFILSSAVPASIDAKNERLDDLSSPLDVMNKAVNAV; encoded by the coding sequence ATGGAGCTTTCCAAGTGTCTGAGTCTCACGGAAGTGCAAATAAAGACGTGGTTCCAGAATAGGAGAACAAAGTGGAAAAAGCAACTCACGTCCCGACTCAAAATTGCCCAACGACAAGGACTCTATGCCGGACACTACCTTACAAATGCGGGTTTCAATCCTTCGCAGTATCCTGTCTTTGCTGCTCCCTACTACAACAATCACTTCATCCTGAGTTCAGCTGTTCCTGCATCTATTGATgcgaaaaatgaaagattggATGATTTATCTTCACCACTAGATGTAATGAACAAGGCAGTTAATGCTgtgtaa
- the LOC129789478 gene encoding synaptic vesicle glycoprotein 2C-like isoform X2, translating into MGLDFMDSTAVDYDNALLNTGFGKFHYLLLTVCGLIYMNTAIGITILSFVLPSATCDFQMTSEDKGWLTASPMLGMVIGSYFWGCLADTKGRKIVLIASLLVDGICGLISSVAQYFWLFMLCRFFNGFGITGAMGICFPYLGEFQPTRYREKILCWMEMFWTVGIIILPGIAWIIIPLNIKIDQNAFLFNSWNLFVAICALPSLLLGFWLCFFPESPKFLIECGETDLALEVLKDIYGSNTGNDRNDYPVKTLKEKEKSGGISQRTNKSIRALSMRKPKEFKLLWTEIWEQTKALCKPPHLKHTALTCIIQFGITSSYYTLMIWFPELFYRFEEYEQAHPDKSASVCDVSSIVLGNVNGTYVDDFCGAPIEDSVYIHTIIIGLACIPTSLWLPLCVHKLGARFFLVFSLVVAGAVTIGLYFVIDSTQNLILSCIFEALTSLGISLVYTVMVDLFPTNLRVMAAALSLTFGRGGALLGNLLFGFLIDLNCVVPIVLFSSMLFVSGLLCYLLPNTGTQALD; encoded by the exons ATGG GGCTAGATTTTATGGATAGCACAGCGGTAGACTACGACAATGCCCTTTTGAATACaggatttggaaaatttcactatCTACTCTTGACTGTTTGTGGACTAATTTATATGAACACGGCAATTGGCATCACAATCTTGTCGTTTGTGCTGCCTTCTGCCACGTGCGATTTTCAAATGACATCAGAAGACAAGGGTTGGCTCACGGCATCACCAATGCTGGGCATGGTGATTGGTTCCTATTTCTGGGGTTGTCTCGCAGATACTAAGGGTAGAAAAATTGTGCTCATTGCATCGCTCTTGGTTGATGGAATTTGCGGACTGATATCATCCGTGGCGCAGTACTTTTGGCTCTTTATGCTATGCCGATTCTTCAATGGATTTGG GATAACAGGAGCTATGGGAATCTGCTTTCCATATTTGGGTGAATTCCAACCAACAAGGTATCGGGAAAAGATTCTGTGTTGGATGGAGATGTTTTGGACTGTTGGTATAATCATTCTACCAGGAATTGCATGGATAATAATTCCGTTGAACATAAAAATAGACCAAAATGCGTTCTTATTTAATAGTTGGAATCTATTTGTGGCAATTTGTGCACTTCCGAGCCTTCTACTTGGCTTTTGGCTGTGTTTCTTCCCGGAAAGTCCAAAGTTTCTAATAGAATGCGGAGAAACGGATTTGGCACTGGAAGTTCTAAAAGATATTTATGGATCAAATACAGGAAATGATCGCAATGATTATCCCGTGAAGACACtgaaggaaaaggaaaaaagtgGTGGAATAAGTCAGAGGACTAATAAGTCAATTCGGGCATTGAGCATGCGAAAGcccaaagaatttaaattactcTGGACGGAGATTTGGGAGCAAACTAAAGCATTGTGCAAGCCACCACATCTTAAGCATACAGCCCTCACGTGCATTATTCAATTCGGAATAACATCaag ctACTACACTCTCATGATTTGGTTCCCAGAACTATTCTATCGATTTGAGGAATACGAACAAGCTCATCCGGATAAATCAGCCTCAGTTTGTGATGTCTCTTCAATTGTTTTGGGGAATGTGAATgg aACGTATGTTGACGACTTCTGCGGAGCTCCAATTGAAGACAGTGTCTATATTCACACAATTATAATTGGTTTAGCATGTATTCCAACTAGTTTATGGCTACCACTTTGCGTTCATAAACTCGGTGCACGATTCTTTTTAG TATTCAGCCTCGTTGTGGCCGGAGCTGTGACCATAGGTCTCTACTTTGTAATTGATTCAACACAGAATCTCATCCTATCCTGTATTTTTGAAGCCCTGACATCCCTCGGTATAAGTTTAGTCTACACTGTCATGGTAGATTTATTTCCAACGAATTTAAG gGTTATGGCCGCAGCCTTATCATTAACATTTGGCCGAGGAGGTGCCTTGTTGGGGAATTTGCTCTTTGGATTCCTAATTGATCTAAACTGTGTGGTTCCGATTGTTCTTTTCTCGTCAATGCTTTTTG TCAGCGGTCTTCTCTGTTATTTATTGCCAAATACAGGAACACAGGCATTAGATTAA
- the LOC129789478 gene encoding synaptic vesicle glycoprotein 2C-like isoform X1 yields MEMLSTSGLDFMDSTAVDYDNALLNTGFGKFHYLLLTVCGLIYMNTAIGITILSFVLPSATCDFQMTSEDKGWLTASPMLGMVIGSYFWGCLADTKGRKIVLIASLLVDGICGLISSVAQYFWLFMLCRFFNGFGITGAMGICFPYLGEFQPTRYREKILCWMEMFWTVGIIILPGIAWIIIPLNIKIDQNAFLFNSWNLFVAICALPSLLLGFWLCFFPESPKFLIECGETDLALEVLKDIYGSNTGNDRNDYPVKTLKEKEKSGGISQRTNKSIRALSMRKPKEFKLLWTEIWEQTKALCKPPHLKHTALTCIIQFGITSSYYTLMIWFPELFYRFEEYEQAHPDKSASVCDVSSIVLGNVNGTYVDDFCGAPIEDSVYIHTIIIGLACIPTSLWLPLCVHKLGARFFLVFSLVVAGAVTIGLYFVIDSTQNLILSCIFEALTSLGISLVYTVMVDLFPTNLRVMAAALSLTFGRGGALLGNLLFGFLIDLNCVVPIVLFSSMLFVSGLLCYLLPNTGTQALD; encoded by the exons ATGG AAATGCTTTCCACTTCAGGGCTAGATTTTATGGATAGCACAGCGGTAGACTACGACAATGCCCTTTTGAATACaggatttggaaaatttcactatCTACTCTTGACTGTTTGTGGACTAATTTATATGAACACGGCAATTGGCATCACAATCTTGTCGTTTGTGCTGCCTTCTGCCACGTGCGATTTTCAAATGACATCAGAAGACAAGGGTTGGCTCACGGCATCACCAATGCTGGGCATGGTGATTGGTTCCTATTTCTGGGGTTGTCTCGCAGATACTAAGGGTAGAAAAATTGTGCTCATTGCATCGCTCTTGGTTGATGGAATTTGCGGACTGATATCATCCGTGGCGCAGTACTTTTGGCTCTTTATGCTATGCCGATTCTTCAATGGATTTGG GATAACAGGAGCTATGGGAATCTGCTTTCCATATTTGGGTGAATTCCAACCAACAAGGTATCGGGAAAAGATTCTGTGTTGGATGGAGATGTTTTGGACTGTTGGTATAATCATTCTACCAGGAATTGCATGGATAATAATTCCGTTGAACATAAAAATAGACCAAAATGCGTTCTTATTTAATAGTTGGAATCTATTTGTGGCAATTTGTGCACTTCCGAGCCTTCTACTTGGCTTTTGGCTGTGTTTCTTCCCGGAAAGTCCAAAGTTTCTAATAGAATGCGGAGAAACGGATTTGGCACTGGAAGTTCTAAAAGATATTTATGGATCAAATACAGGAAATGATCGCAATGATTATCCCGTGAAGACACtgaaggaaaaggaaaaaagtgGTGGAATAAGTCAGAGGACTAATAAGTCAATTCGGGCATTGAGCATGCGAAAGcccaaagaatttaaattactcTGGACGGAGATTTGGGAGCAAACTAAAGCATTGTGCAAGCCACCACATCTTAAGCATACAGCCCTCACGTGCATTATTCAATTCGGAATAACATCaag ctACTACACTCTCATGATTTGGTTCCCAGAACTATTCTATCGATTTGAGGAATACGAACAAGCTCATCCGGATAAATCAGCCTCAGTTTGTGATGTCTCTTCAATTGTTTTGGGGAATGTGAATgg aACGTATGTTGACGACTTCTGCGGAGCTCCAATTGAAGACAGTGTCTATATTCACACAATTATAATTGGTTTAGCATGTATTCCAACTAGTTTATGGCTACCACTTTGCGTTCATAAACTCGGTGCACGATTCTTTTTAG TATTCAGCCTCGTTGTGGCCGGAGCTGTGACCATAGGTCTCTACTTTGTAATTGATTCAACACAGAATCTCATCCTATCCTGTATTTTTGAAGCCCTGACATCCCTCGGTATAAGTTTAGTCTACACTGTCATGGTAGATTTATTTCCAACGAATTTAAG gGTTATGGCCGCAGCCTTATCATTAACATTTGGCCGAGGAGGTGCCTTGTTGGGGAATTTGCTCTTTGGATTCCTAATTGATCTAAACTGTGTGGTTCCGATTGTTCTTTTCTCGTCAATGCTTTTTG TCAGCGGTCTTCTCTGTTATTTATTGCCAAATACAGGAACACAGGCATTAGATTAA
- the LOC129789157 gene encoding proton-associated sugar transporter A translates to MEKLQSYQGYLGRFHEWRDEVKDNYRNWREEGTCECWETIKSGLRNLSSSLRGGESPDTQDYSHIYRKKSRRELVRISAAVMGIEFSYAAETAFVSPTLLKIGVSHQKMTLVWALSPLVGFFLTPILGSLSDQCRHRMGRRRPFIILLSLGVLLGLLLVPNGESIGYALGDSAPTANDSWTNTTQINVLPHRSSASNINVIESDERDNFHPWGIFFTILGTVLLDFDADACQSPSRAYLLDVTLPEDHARGLSTFTIMAGLGGFLGYSLGGINWDETALGILLGGHVRAVFSLITIIFVICVSYTITSFSEIPLDVAERQLQVDVIAEQNDAPQIQLQTKRHSAEAQTNLLGHTSENYGTLENEDVDRLTIPANNQKRRYTLPPIPLNLERKLSEEEIAETTFSENVQVPRISEPSQGEAATLTHYLLSIIWMPYSLRILCLTNFFCWSAHVCYSLYFTDFVGEAVFNGDPKATEDDPKRELYESGVRFGCWGMAMYSLSCSCYSLIIEKLIKRFGAKRVYIGGLLFYCSGMTMMALTKHRIGVIIFSWTAGVMYSTLFTMPYLLIAHYHSQGTFEVNADGNAKLGTEVRGLGTDVAIVSSMVFLAQFILSICMGSIVSWSGTTTAVVSVASFLSFCGALSATQVMYLDL, encoded by the exons atggaaAAACTACAATCATATCAAGGCTATTTGGGACGCTTCCACGAGTGGCGTGATGAAGTTAAAGACAATTACAGAAATTGGCGTGAAGAAGGCACCTGTGAATGCTGGGAGACAATAAAGAGTGGCTTGAGGAATTTATCATCTTCCCTGCGTGGCGGTGAATCCCCAGATACTCAAGATTACTCCCATATTTACAG GAAGAAATCAAGACGAGAACTCGTGCGGATATCCGCTGCTGTGATGGGCATTGAATTCTCATATGCAGCCGAGACAGCCTTTGTATCGCCCACCCTTCTCAAGATAGGTGTTTCGCACCAGAAGATGACTTTGGTGTGGGCCCTCTCACCACTCGTGGGATTTTTCCTAACGCCAATTTTGGGCTCCCTGAGTGATCAATGCCGCCATAGAATGGGCCGAAGACGACCATTTATTATCCTTCTCTCACTCGGAGTCCTTCTTGGACTTCTTCTGGTGCCAAATGGCGAATCCATTGGCTATGCACTCGGTGATTCAGCTCCAACTGCCAATGATTCGTGGACAAACACAACGCAGATCAATGTGCTTCCTCATAGATCATCAGCATCGAATATTAATGTGATTGAGTCAGATGAAAGAGATAATTTCCATCCCTGGGGAATATTCTTCACAATCCTCGGGACAGTCTTGCTGGATTTCGATGCAGATGCCTGTCAGAGTCCCTCCAGAGCTTATCTCCTCGATGTCACTTTACCAGAAGATCACGCAAGAGGCCTCTCGACTTTCACCATTATGGCTGGCCTGGGTGGATTCCTTGGTTACTCACTGGGCGGCATAAATTGGGATGAGACAGCACTTGGAATATTACTGGGGGGACACGTGAGAGCTGTTTTCTCCCTCATAACAATAATATTTGTTATTTGCGTGTCCTACACCATTACTAGTTTCAGTGAGATTCCCCTGGATGTGGCCGAGAGGCAATTACAAGTTGATGTGATTGCGGAGCAAAATGATGCCCCACAGATACAACTTCAAACGAAAAGGCATTCAGCTGAGGCTCAAACTAATTTACTTGGACATACGAGTGAAAATTACGGAACCCTTGAAAATGAGGATGTAGACAGATTAACCATCCCCGCCAAT aaTCAAAAGAGAAGATACACCCTGCCACCAATCCCGCTTaatcttgaaagaaaattatcagaaGAGGAAATTGCTGAAACTACCTTCAGTGAGAATGTCCAAGTCCCTAGAATTAGTGAACCAAGTCAAGGGGAAGCAGCTACACTGACTCACTATCTCTTATCAATCATCTGGATGCCGTATTCATTGAGAATTCTTTGTCTTACGAATTTCTTCTGCTG GTCTGCCCATGTTTGCTACTCCCTGTACTTTACTGATTTTGTTGGGGAAGCTGTATTTAATGGAGATCCAAAG gCAACTGAGGATGATCCAAAGAGAGAATTGTACGAAAGTGGCGTTCGTTTTGGATGCTGGGGAATGGCTATGTACTCATTATCCTGTTCATGCTACTCACTTATCATTGAGAAACTCATAAAGCGTTTTGGCGCAAAACGCGTTTACATTGGCGGGCTTCTCTTCTACTGCTCCGGAATGACCATGATGGCACTCACTAAGCATCGCATTGGAGTTATTATTTTCAGTTGGACAGCTGGTGTAATGTACTCAACTCTCTTTACAATGCCCTACCTCCTCATAGCACACTATCATTCCCAAGGAACG tttgaaGTAAATGCGGATGGGAATGCGAAATTGGGCACGGAAGTACGTGGATTAGGGACAGATGTTGCAATCGTCAGCAGTATGGTGTTCCTAGCTCAATTTATACTATCTATCTGCATGGGATCAATTGTATCGTGGTCAGGTACAACAACAGCAGTCGTAAGTGTTGCGAGCTTTCTCAGCTTCTGTGGTGCACTCTCAGCCACGCAAGTTATGTACCTCGATTTGTAG
- the LOC129788405 gene encoding tetratricopeptide repeat protein 21B-like, with translation MDDHDFKSIIQHYGREKFYHSMQHRAFEGLSKFSGNLCFRFYNGIALVLGNRIQEGIRELTPMQNEREFSMAVILALMFAHKRCSVVDKEALVNLDTKLKEERKQLTAFSAYYSAVFLLMTGKFEKAKEYAEKALKLNSNFPDALSLKGWAELLGGSRISKGTFELFEVALQSGKSIDASLGQVRYYQIQNDYENAIGVLNKLSIRYPELNIPLVEKMKSQLSNWHWDHSLETATRILNLEPTNIEALRIKIIILVCRDGNYGGGARELQKLFTAMTKVEPSNSELYFQIGQLFSRVCGRNSMILEETVKFIEKANQLSPANAAFLTEFGYHSYLAGKMKEATKNFKSATKVDDSAIQALCGLTLCQLAESGPSEQVSQQIEFLTEIQGPAKLPLLLWMSSKLLQDNTERAISLMVEACEIQLKNLRTLSFGSEYLRRFDPDFLLEVAKDLLQYSPIKLSVSMGALSSRDGLHVSLKHSLNILEIIVKACPGLIQGVFLLAKVQFLCGEIHTSTSTLQHILNDIDPTYSEAHLLSAQINIQQKQFQRAAQNLEICLSHNFKVRENPMYHLFNGIIQKNDHQYDEALKSFITAMSLIGVNTEAMSLKVSMPLATNPSPKSSYTLSLADKVTLYLEMVDTYMLMNLNSDATKLMQDAMEEFSGTSEEGRLVIANADLSLRHGNIDTVLRLLGNIQSGQPYYFQAKTKMANIYLTHRKDRVAFAQCFRELVEEYPEPESYIMLGDAYMSIQEPDDALDAYKEALKRNPRDSNLASKLGRAYVKTHQYNKAINYYKEATMYPENSLLKLDLAELYLKLKQFTNAEQTLIDEIEGAKDEMEDVDALQLRTKQLLLLARVREKAGHLNSSLSTLREARDNQYKVQQRLNIESSLIPEQRRILSRICVLMAEQSIHLRDNDQAVHHYKEALKFSPQDITILASIARLYMQVNNMDQCQQTCGQILQIDPNNETASVMMADLSFRRMDFEKAAYHFSQLLVNQPTYWTALARLIEVMRRSARLSEATEFLVRAEQACVQPTFDSGLNYCKGLYEWYIGNPNSALRYFNNARKDSEWGQQAIFNMIEICINPDGELPNENMSESSEFDFRDPQIMAIRTAERLLKELKPRPGCMDNESLNYKLLQNFILLGTRQKASIESALQGFLSIAGQEEYKEHVGPILGMSSAYVMLKQSQRAKNQLKRVAKSPWTFEDAEHLERCWLLLADLYIQANKMEMAAEFLNRVLEHNKSCAKAYELCGMIAEKEQVYRSAATHYDAAWRYGGKSKPTIGYKLAYHYMKSKRFADAIDVCQQVLKLHPDFSMIKKDILDKCRNNLRN, from the exons atggatgatcacgattttaaatcaataatcCAACATTATGGTCGGGAAAAGTTCTACCATTCAATGCAACATCGTGCCTTTGAGGGTTTATCCAAATTCTCCGGGAACTTGTGCTTTAGATTTTATAATGGGATTGCATTAGTTCTTGGAAATCGTATTCAGGAGGGCATCCGAGAATTAACTCCAATGCAAAATGAAAGGGAGTTCTCAATGGCCGTCATTTTGGCCCTAATGTTTGCCCACAAGAGATGTTCAGTGGTCGATAAGGAAGCCCTTGTAAATCTGGATACAAAATTGAAGGAAGAACGAAAGCAACTTACTGCCTTTTCAGCATACTACTCAGCTGTATTCCTTCTCATGActggaaaatttgaaaaggcTAAGGAATACGCAGagaaagctttaaagctcAATAGTAATTTTCCAGACGCACTGAGCCTGAAAGGTTGGGCTGAATTGCTAGGAGGAAGTCGAATAAGCAAAGGGACTTTTGAACTCTTTGAGGTTGCTCTGCAATCGGGAAAAAGTATTGATGCCAGCTTGGGCCAAGTACGATACTATCAGATCCAGAATGACTATGAAAATGCTATTGGGGTGCTTAATAAGCTTTCCATAAGATATCCAGAATTAAATATACCGCTCGTGGAGAAGATGAAGTCCCAGCTCTCCAATTGGCATTGGGATCATTCTCTGGAGACAGCAACTAGAATTCTTAATCTAGAACCAACTAACATTGAAGCTCTGCGTATTAAGATAATAATCCTTGTTTGTCGTGATGGGAACTATGGTGGAGGAGCCAGAGAGCTACAGAAACTTTTTACTGCAATGACTAAAGTTGAGCCTTCAAACTCTGAGCTTTACTTTCAAATTGGGCAACTGTTTTCACGAGTTTGTGGGCGCAACAGCATGATCCTCGAAGAAACAGTGAAGTTCATTGAAAAAGCCAATCAATTATCACCAGCAAATGCGGCTTTCTTAACGGAATTTGGGTATCATTCATATTTAGCCGGGAAGATGAAGGAAGCAACGAAGAATTTCAAATCTGCAACAAAAGTTGATGATAGTGCTATACAGGCTCTCTGTGGTCTTACTCTGTGCCAACTGGCAGAGTCAGGACCATCTGAACAAGTAAGTCAGCAAATTGAGTTTTTAACCGAAATTCAGGGACCTGCAAAACTTCCCCTACTCCTCTGGATGTCCTCAAAACTACTTCAGGACAATACCGAGCGTGCTATATCACTTATGGTTGAAGCATGTgagattcaattaaaaaatctgaGGACTCTTTCATTTGGATCTGAGTACCTAAGACGCTTTGATCcggattttcttcttgaagtAGCAAAGGATCTACTCCAGTACTCCCCGATTAAACTGTCTGTCTCAATGGGAGCTCTCTCATCGCGTGATGGGCTACACGTATCCCTTAAGCACAGTCTAAATATTCTCGAAATCATCGTTAAAGCCTGCCCAGGATTGATTCAGGGAGTTTTCCTACTGGCTAAGGTACAATTCCTCTGTGGAGAGATTCATACATCAACCAGTACCTTGCAACACATTCTAAACGACATTGATCCAACATATTCAGAAGCACATCTGTTATCAgctcaaataaatattcagcaGAAACAATTTCAGCGAGCTGCACAGAATTTGGAGATCTGTCTGAGTCACAATTTCAAAGTTCGCGAGAATCCGATGTACCACCTCTTCAATGGAATCATCCAGAAGAATGATCATCAGTATGATGAAGCTCTGAAGAGTTTTATTACCGCAATGAGTCTTATTGGGGTAAATACTGAGGCCATGAGCCTCAAAGTATCAATGCCTCTGGCTACAAATCCTTCCCCCAAATCCTCGTACACTCTAAGTTTGGCCGATAAGGTGACGCTTTACTTGGAAATGGTGGATACTTACATGttgatgaatttaaattcTGATGCTACAAAACTCATGCAGGATGCAATGGAAGAATTTTCAGGAACTTCAGAAGAAGGACGATTGGTGATTGCTAATGCAGACTTGTCCCTGCGGCATGGAAATATTGATACAGTGCTGAGATTACTGGGGAACATACAATCTGGACAACCATACTATTTTCAGGCAAAAACCAAAATGGCCAATATTTACCTTACCCATCGAAAGGATAGAGTTGCCTTTGCACAGTGCTTTCGGGAATTGGTAGAAGAGTATCCTGAACCTGAAAGCTACATTATGCTAGGGGATGCCTATATGTCGATTCAAGAACCCGATGATGCACTGGATGCCTACAAGGAGGCCCTAAAGCGGAATCCACGTGATTCAAACTTGGCCAGTAAATTGGGAAGAGCCTACGTGAAGACTCATCAATATAACAAGGCTATAAATTACTACAAAGAAGCTACAATGTATCCGGAAAATTCCCTTCTCAAGCTAGATCTAGCAGAGTtgtatttgaaattgaaacaatTCACAAATGCTGAACAGACGTTGATTGATGAAATTGAAGGGGCAAAAGACGAAATGGAGGATGTCGATGCATTGCAGTTACGAACGAAACAACTGCTTTTGTTGGCTCGTGTCCGGGAGAAAGCTGGACATTTGAATTCATCATTGTCTACCTTGAGGGAGGCACGAGATAATCAGTACAAAGTACAGCAACGTTTGAATATTGAATCCTCCCTCATTCCTGAGCAAAGAAGAATCCTATCTAG GATTTGCGTCCTTATGGCAGAACAGTCAATTCATTTGCGGGATAACGATCAAGCTGTTCATCACTACAAAGAAGCCCTGAAGTTTTCGCCCCAGGATATAACGATTCTTGCTTCAATAGCCCGTCTTTACATGCAAGTAAACAACATGGATCAATGTCAACAAACTTGTGGACAAATCTTGCAAATAGATCCTAATAATGAAACTGCTTCAGTTATGATGGCTGATCTTTCATTCAGAAGA aTGGATTTTGAAAAGGCCGCTTATCATTTCTCTCAACTTCTTGTCAATCAACCAACTTACTGGACAGCTCTAGCTCGCCTTATTGAAGTGATGCGCAGATCTGCACGGTTGTCGGAGGCAACGGAGTTTCTAGTGAGAGCCGAGCAAGCTTGCGTTCAGCCCACCTTTGATTCTGGCTTGAATTACTGCAAAGGCCTCTATGAATGGTATATTGGAAATCCCAATTCAGCCCTAAGATACTTCAACAATGCCCGAAAGGATTCCGAATGGGGTCAGCAGGCAATCTTCAATATGATCGAAATATGCATCAATCCCGATGGCGAATTGCCGAATGAGAATATGTCTGAGAGTAGTGAGTTTGATTTTAGAGATCCTCAGATCATGGCAATTCGTACAGCTGAAAGACTCCTTAAGGAGTTAAAGCCTCGCCCAGGATGCATGGACAATGAATCTCTTAACTACAAATTACTGCAGAATTTTATCCTCCTTGGTACGAGGCAGAAGGCTAGCATTGAGTCGGCTCTTCAGGGTTTTCTGAGTATTGCCGGGCAAGAAGAGTATAAAGAGCATGTTGGTCCAATCTTGGGAATGTCATCGGCCTATGTTATGCTGAAGCAGTCGCAAAgggcaaaaaatcaattgaaacgTGTTGCAAAGTCTCCGTGGACTTTTGAGGATGCTGAACATCTTGAGAGGTGCTGGCTCCTCTTGGCTGATCTCTACATCCAAGCAA ATAAAATGGAAATGGCAGCGGAGTTTCTCAATCGCGTACTGGAACATAACAAATCATGCGCCAAAGCGTATGAGTTGTGTGGAATGATTGCTGAAAAGGAGCAGGTTTATCGCTCGGCTGCTACGCACTATGATGCAGCTTGGCGATATGGAGGAAAATCAAAACCAACAATTGGCTACAAGCTGGCCTATCACTACATGAAGTCTAAACGCTTTGCAGACGCCATTGATGTTTGTCAGCAAGTTCTGAAATTGCATCCAGATTTTTCGATGATAAAAAAGGATATTCTCGACAAATGTCGCAACAATCTTCGTAATTAG
- the LOC129789715 gene encoding proton-coupled amino acid transporter 3 — MKVKKSSEDIPDGSKKNLSVFFATLCVIDLFGVFPIVALPAAIISCGLYGIPLVVFVIIVQIYTGVLLGKCWVIAEKLEPSIVQKNRYPYAAIAELTYGKYMRIFVTFLLDITVFGGGIPNILVASQNMQLLGLRISQGSFNLSFCVWLVVIGVFICPIMWLGSPKNMKELATVSVLTTTSVAFLTWYCIEMDKNLENSVNTQQQNLKSITFNVKNLLKAYGIIAFQFDIHPMLLTIQMDMKKNERDHIGIVISLGIIVTIILSTITTLLAAFKYGASVTPNILEILPQSWTLYVIIFLVTIQLCISSAIGNSALFQHIEDILSASRDFTLKRCLIRSFLVGLAVIIGELLPRFDMVMGLIGGTLTGPLIFILPPLFFTRILHLEEIFDRKMEQVDSNESNSCLKVSSYGTLMLSDGPKQLPRFPYFTNIWMGVRKFFEILHSDCLISILVISFGLIATFATTYFNVSETLSIISFSSACIQKLGNDSLGIL; from the exons atgaaagttaaGAAAAGTAGTGAAGATATTCCTGATggctcaaagaaaaatctttcagtgTTCTTTGCCACGTTATGtgtaattgatttatttggtGTTTTCCCGATTGTGGCACTTCCGGCTGCCATAATCTCCTGTGGACTATATGGAATTCCACTCGTGGTCTTTGTTATCATCGTTCAAATCTATACAGGTGTCTTACTGGGGAAATGTTGGGTAATTGCTGAAAAGCTCGAGCCCAGCATAGTGCAGAAGAATAG aTACCCTTATGCTGCAATTGCAGAGCTTACCTATGGGAAGTACATGCGGATTTTTGTTACCTTTCTACTTGATATCACCGTTTTTGGTGGAGGAATACCAAATATTTTGGTAGCATCGCAGAATATGCAGCTTTTGGGTCTCAGAATTTCACAGGGttcattcaatttatcctTCTGCGTATGGTTGGTGGTTATTGGAGTTTTCATTTGTCCCATCATGTGGCTGGGAAGCccaaaaaatatgaa ggaatTAGCTACAGTTTCTGTTCTAACGACCACATCAGTAGCATTTCTAACGTGGTACTGCATTGAAATGGATAAAAATCTCGAAAATTCAGTAAATACTCAACAAcagaatttaaaatcaatcacATTCAATGTTAAGAACTTATTAAAGGCCTATGGGATTATTGCCTTTCAATTCGATATTCATCCCATGCTCTTAACGATTCAAATGGACatgaaaaagaatgaaagagATCATATTGGAATTGTGATTTCTTTAGGAATAATTG TTACCATCATACTTTCAACCATAACAACCCTCTTGGCTGCATTTAAATACGGTGCATCCGTAACACCAAATATCCTGGAGATCCTGCCACAGAGTTGGACACTCTACGTGATCATCTTCCTCGTTACCATTCAATTGTGCATATCGAGTGCAATTGGAAATTCTGCCCTCTTCCAGCACATTGAAGACATCCTATCGGCATCGAGGGACTTTACTCTGAAACGATGCCTAATTAGATCATTTCTTGTGGGTCTGGCAGTAATTATTGGGGAACTTCTTCCTCGATTTGATATGGTGATGGGTTTAATAGGGGGAACACTAACAGGACCATTAATCTTCATTCTGCCGCCACTTTTTTTCACACGAATTCTTCATCTGGAAGAGATATTTGATCGAAAAATGGAACAAGTCGACAGCAATGAAAGCAATTCCTGCCTAAAAGTATCTTCATATGGCACATTAATGCTCAGCGATGGCCCCAAACAGCTTCCACGATTCCCATATTTTACCAACATATGGATGGgtgttagaaaattctttgaaattctccATAGCGATTGTCTCATATCAATTCTCGTTATATCATTCGGTTTAATAGCTACTTTTGCGACAACATACTTTAATGTGTCTGAGACACTCTCGATTATCTCATTTTCGTCGGCGTGTATACAAAAACTCGGGAATGATTCATTGGGCATTTTATAA